From one Streptomyces spiramyceticus genomic stretch:
- a CDS encoding DUF6104 family protein: protein MYFTDRGIEELEKRRGEEEVTFEWLAEQLRTFVDLNPDFEVPVERLATWLARLDDEDDEE, encoded by the coding sequence ATGTACTTCACTGACCGTGGCATCGAGGAACTGGAGAAGAGACGCGGCGAGGAGGAGGTCACCTTCGAGTGGCTCGCCGAGCAGCTGCGTACGTTCGTCGACCTCAACCCGGACTTCGAGGTCCCGGTCGAGCGCCTTGCCACCTGGCTGGCCCGCCTGGACGACGAGGACGACGAGGAGTGA
- a CDS encoding CU044_2847 family protein: protein MAAQLRQIELPGGSVVMARITPAGYDGEDQDIGVMDRAVAKVEQLNELIVGVGSAVLDAAAAVRPDEASIAFGVELSARTGGVLAVLAEGEAKASVQVTLTWQLNGADPAPSADA, encoded by the coding sequence ATGGCCGCGCAACTGCGTCAGATCGAACTGCCCGGGGGATCCGTCGTCATGGCTCGGATCACACCGGCAGGCTACGACGGCGAGGACCAGGACATCGGTGTCATGGACCGGGCCGTGGCCAAGGTGGAGCAGCTCAACGAGCTGATCGTCGGCGTCGGCTCGGCGGTCCTCGACGCGGCCGCCGCCGTCCGCCCGGACGAGGCGAGCATCGCCTTCGGGGTCGAGCTGTCGGCCAGGACCGGTGGCGTACTCGCCGTACTCGCCGAGGGTGAGGCGAAGGCATCCGTCCAGGTCACGCTCACCTGGCAGCTCAACGGAGCCGACCCGGCGCCCAGCGCGGATGCCTGA